The genomic DNA TCTGAACATCAGTATCTGCTAAAGTCTCAGCCCCATCAACAGTATCAACAGAATGAGTATCGATATAAGAACATCCAACACACACGTATCTAGGCTCTGATGGCAAAGTGCACAGAATCGATGGACTTCCCACCCAAGGAGGTAactttcttcgtcttctacaGTGCCCGCTACTTCTACTCCATACACACAGCACACCATCAGTACAAGCACTAATCAACGCAGAACAGTTAACAAAGGGATCCACATTACTACTATCTGAAGAATCTGATGTAACTCTGTTCCCTGAAACCGTAGTAGTAGGATCACAAACAGCAAGATCCACTATTGGTGAAGTATGGCCACACAACATAGCAATCGCCTTAACCTCCTGATGGATCAAAATGACATTTCCAAGTTAAGTTAAGAGAATTTGAACTTGATGAATCTGAATTTGAACTAATCATTATATCAGCAGTGGTTCCAAGCACAACAACAATGTATAACAATGAGGCATGACCTAAGAGATCTGTATCAGAGAGAGACCTAATCGAAGAggctatatatatctttcattgtaaatcaaattttaactaaaaccaTAGAtattacgaagaagaagagaatcattTGGAGGACGAATGAGAGAGACGAGTTACCGAATTGGACTCGGAGGACCTCCACCAGATGATTGACCCATCGGATCCACCGGTATAGAGAGTCGGTGGATTGGTCAGAGCGGCTGTGGCGGTGACTCGATGAGATGGCGGTGCTCGAGACCATAGACAAGCCACGGATCGGCACTTCATCGCCTCCAATCAAGCCGTTTCAAAGCTTCAACGAACGAGTCagctgccaaaaaaaaaaatttcttttcgatataaattttttcaatataatttttttttttttttttctttctagtccccatcaatataaaatatgatcgTGATTATTGTGAAATAAATAAgggaaacaagaaacagatgAGATTATAAATACATTCCCAGTAACAGAATTCAGATTTTACGTTTTCCGAAATGTCTACGCTAATCttttctctctgcttcttcatcatcctctctcTGATAACGTTTGTATTAGCATACTACCGAGGGACCGTCTTCAACGTCTTGGCTCACGTACTCGATCGAATCGTTGAAACAAAACgttatcttcttcctcgtcgAGCTACGCCGTTCTTCAGAGTTGGTCTGCAAGAAACCTTATCAAAGAATCAATATGCGTTAGTCAAAACCATCACTTCTCTAGCTTTCTTCAACCTCTTTAAACTCTTGAATGAGTTCCTGAAACTGCAAGAAGATTGGCTCGTCGTTGTCACGGTCTACGTCTTCTCGCTAATTGCCATTGACGTTTTGGTGATAGAGGACGATCTTGGTTTTTCCGATGGTATACTCAAATCTCTATACGGCGTATTGCTTTCTCGGCTAAAAGTTTCAAACTGGATCGTTCACATCTTATTCTCGCTGATGATTCTCTTCAAGAATCTCAAACCGCCGCATATGGAGATAATCACAACCGTTCCAGTTCCACTCAACCAAGGCCCCGCCACCTCCGAATCTAGCACCGGTCGATCAACCAGCTGGCTCCAAAGCACCTTTCCAGCACCGCGAACTCACTCCCAAGATATCATTGTGGCGTCTATGACAATAAAGTTCGACGAACCACCAACAGAATCTAAAGATGCTTCAGCCAAATTCGCCGGCGAATGTTCAGAATCCACCGCCTCCAAATCCTCCGCAGAGGTTTCAAAATCCGAAGGAGCATCCAAATCCGCCGCAACTGCCGCCGCCGAGCTTGCAACTCCGCCCGATATCGACGGAGTGAACGGCGAGTCGAAATGGGCCTACATCGCTTGTGTTGTCCTCTTCATGGGCTTGTTTCTAGccagaaaatagaaaataggaGTCTAATGGGCTTATGTTTTTTGGCccgtaaaaaaaattgatagtaTATTTTTCATAGTATAGTCTAAATAGGAGTCTAAAAATGATACTATATGAAAACTCatcaaatttcttttttgggtGTGTAAAAATGATACTATATGAAAActcatcaaatttttttgtatttttccttcttttttggaaattttttattcAGTGAACATTAATCAAAACGGATTTACATAATACACTACTAATCTCACCCATACTTATCCCAAAACACCATAACTGACTCAGTGCATTGTAACAAAACTTACACGTTCacaaaacttaaaattcaatcATCCATTTTAACATCTAGCTAGAATCGGCCGAGCAAACAACTATATaagtttcaaactttaaaaaacttttatctttttttttttaaaaaaagcttGTGTCTATATATCTCGCTTATTTGCTTCTCTTCGTATCTAGGAATTAATATTTCCCCAAATCGGTTTCGgtaaggaaggagaagagaactAGAGTACATTACTTGTCTCGGTATAGGGTTaattttatgggtttttttCCTTGGTATAAGTTAGTATACCGGTCTATTATATGGTTTCCGGTTTAATTCATATAATTCATTGGTGGTCTTAGATGCCTCGTCAGTTTCGTTAACAGGATTCCATTGTGGAACCAAAAATTTGTTTTCGAAGTCCAGTGGAAGAAAGTGTCTCccacataaattttaaaatcatggACAAAAAGCTCTTCAaagatgattgtgtttttttcttatggGTGAAaccgtgtgtgtgtgtgtttgcttCAAAAACTGATTTTGCGTGGTTTagcattaagcaatattttacatataaataataaatagcaTCCACATGTCATATGTGAATAACTCTTCTTGGTATATATAACTCATCTTGGAGGGATATGTATATAATAACCATAGGCCGTGAATATACATGGAATTTAAACTAGCTAGCTTAGCTATCCCCATAAAATATCGTCCTTGGCGAAGATACTTTTAACGGTGAACCAAAAACTCGCAATGGTAAAATAACTCAGTTACTATCCTCTTAGGACGTGCGAACATCATGAGATTCGTTAGTGTCTTaagttttaatcaaaaaaattatccaGATTTTATTAGTCATTATATCAAGAAAACAGGTAATACCGACGACCAAAACAAGTATTTGACGATAGCAAAATTTCCCaagaatttgatttatttatgtgtATAGGGTAAAATAAACATGTAATATGTAATCGACAAAACTAACCAGCGCGTAACCGGGATAATAAATTTGATCCTTacgaatttttaaaaaaaaaaaaaaccaaaattagatATAGAAATAGAAGCCATTAACCCTAGCTAGAGCCCTGCCGTGTAAATAAATCCAAGTAAAAGAAGGCATCAATGGACAAGAGTGTGTGCTACAAAATTCACCTAACTTGAATCCGGAGAAACCGAGACACAGACCGAAGATCAAGGTCCAGCGTGCATGTTCAAATTGCATAGGAGAGTTAATGTTGAAACTGGCGTATCCAAACGCAAACATGGAGCAGACGTAGACCAAGACATCCACAGTTGGGTAATTGTAGGAGAAAAAATAAACGGATGTCATAAGAATGAGGGAATATATCATACGTGCGTAAGGTAAAGGAAGCTCATCTTCATTGTAGACACTAATAGTTGCGGGGAGCTGTAACACAAGGAACATCGACGTGTACAAGATTGAGAAACCGACAATGGTTGTGTAATGCAACCAACACATTGAAGAACACACGCTATGGAGTGATATCGGGATGGCGAATATCGTCACTGCCGCTATTAACTTCCAGCAAAGCCCTCTCATGTCTATGTATTAATTTGTAATGTTTTCTCTTTCCTGTGAAGAACGAACGATCGAGGGGACATATACGTTTTATATATGGCTTGCACTAGTTACggttttacagatttttttaccttttcttttttaattagtatttgAAGATTTAGTGTTATCAAATATCTTTTGTATTCATCCGGTTGGCAAATCGTTTTGTTTTCatctattattttctttaatttgacattatattttgtgttaaattattattttactatattatttaagcaaccctttAAATCTTTAACCCTATATtgtgtaaaatattacacaatatgCTACTGTATATTAATACCAAAATATAATATCTACAAAATGGTTACCCTANNNNNNNNNNNNNNNNNNNNNNNNNNNNNNNNNNNNNNNNNNNNNNNNNNNNNNNNNNNNTACAAGATATAGACATTAGACTTAAAAGAAATGGGAGTTGTCTTGCTAACTTCAAGTCAATGCCACAGCCACCTAGACGGAGTATTAGTGACTCTGCCTGTTCAGCACGGTTATAGTTTCTCTGCCTGTTCAGCACGATTGACGAGAAAAACTATAACCGTGCTGAACAGGCAGAGAAACATGCTGGCTGGATAGAGATGATGACTCTAGAACAGAAAAAGTATACTCGGAGATAATGGATGCTGTATTAACTAAAAGGGGAGGAGCATTCTTTGTATACGGATTTGGTGGTACTGGTAAAACGTTTTTATGGAAAACACTATCTGCTGCATTAAGGAAAGACGGTGAGATTGTCCTAAATGTTGCATCCAGTGGTATAGCATCGCTTTTATTAGCAGGAGGTAGGACTGCTCATTCTAGATTTGGGATTCCATTAATTTTGGATGAGCTTTCAACATGTAGAATAAACCAAGTTCAGATTTAGGGAAATTGGTTAGAGAAGCTTCTCTAATAATCTGGGACGAAGCACCTATGATGAGTAAGTACTGTTTTGAGTCATTGGATAGAAGCTTGAAGGATGTTGTTGAAAATGGTCATAGCAAACCTTTTGGAGGAAAAGTTGTAGTATTTGGAGGAGATTTCAGACAAGTTCTTCCAGTCATAACTGGTGGTTCTAGGACAGAAATAGTTATGGCTACATTAAATTCATCATATCTTTGGGATCATTGCAAAGTACTAAAACTTACAAAGAATATGCGTCTGCTGGCAAAGGATATCAGTGTTGAAAAGGCGaccaaaattaaagaattttcAGAATGGATATTGGATGTCGGAGATGGAAAAATTGCAGAGCCAAATGATGGGGTAGCAGAAATAGATATTCCTGAAGGTATGCTTATTACAGAAGCCACTAATCCTATAGAAGCTATAAGCAAAGAGGTATATGGTGATCCacaatttttgaaagaaaagaatgatCCTAAGTTTTTTCAAGCCAGAGCTATACTCGCTCCAACAAATGAGGATGTCTATCAGATAAATGAGTATATGCTAGATCAAATGGAAGGTATTGTATTATGTGTCAGGCTCAATACTACGCtgtttattagaaaaaatgattaacATATTGTAAATTTTCTTTGTAGGTGATGAGAGAATCTATCTTAGTGCAGATAGTTTGGACCCGTCTGACAAAGTGTCCAAGAATAACCCCATCTTCACTCCAGATTTCCTCAACAGTATCAAACTTTCAGGCTTGCCCCACCATAGGTTAAGATTGAAGATTGGTTGTCCAGTAATGTTGCTAAGGAACATAGATCCTACCGGAGGTCTAATGAATGAAACAAGACTACAAATAACTCAAATGGCTGAATTTGTGATCGAGGCTAGAGTTATAACTGGTGATCGTGTAGGGGATAAAGTAGTCATTCCTAGGTTGTTGATAATACCATCGGATACAAGATTGCCTTTCAAGATGAGGAGAAGACAGTTGCCAATTTCAGTTGCATTTGCGATGACAATCAACAAAAGTCAGGGGCAGTCTTTGGAGAATGTAGGATTGTTTTTACCTAGACCAGTATTTTCACATGGCCAGCTCTATGTTGCTATATCTAGGGTTACATCAAGAAAAGGATTGAAAGTATTGATACTTGATGAAGATGGAAAGCCACAGAAGAAAACTATGAATGTAGTGTTCAAAGAAGTTTTCCAGAATATTTGTTAATCAGACAGAAATCAGCTTCAGCCATTTTCGACTTATAAGTTAAGGTGCTCATGCGTGATTTCACtcttattttgattcttttaaaTTTCAGACTTTAATAATACATTTTCACATTTGAAACAGGATTTGGATCTTCCTCAAGCTTATGAGAAGTTTTTAAAGAATTGGATGTTAGCAGTTTTCGTTACAtctatttgttatttaataatagTATAGGTTTCTTCTATACAATAAATAAGGGGttcttaaaaacattttgataattaGGATGTTCTGGCAATTTGAAAAACTGTTTTTCGTATTctatggaaatttttttatatttcacagAACAGTTTTCAAACTGATTATTATGACTTGGGTTATACTAACTGAAAACACGGTAGCAAACCTTCATGTACGTACCTTTTTTACAGTCAACTGAGTCCATTTCCATAGATTTGTTTCACGAATTAGCACATCCTGCATTATGACAAAATTGTTAAAAGTTATTATATAATGATagatgaaattaatttaaatctataaatatatctatCAAATAGTGGCAAACTATAATGAAAGAGACAAATACATAAGTTTAATATAGAACTGCAGAAACTGAACCTATGCATGCCATCTTATAAAACTGTTTGAAGAGATATTTGCTTATATTTGAAGTTATTTCTGGATATATGATTTGTTCTCTTTAAGGTTAATTCTGTTTAACAACTCTGATctaaacacaaatatttatgaattCAAACAAGAACATAACCGAATTAACACTAAACAATAAGGAAATTTGATCAGATATAGATTACTACTTACGTTTCTTATAAGAGGAGGTTGCATACTTCCACGCTATCATTCAAAGCACCAAACAAACTTAGTatgtcctgcaaattaatacatgtcaagaagaaatatataatttgtaaaccAAAGAGACAGAGTTGTGAAGCAAAATTTGTGTATAAGCTGTAATAATACAATAAGAGATTTACAAATTCAACAAATTGTCGTCattgtattattaatttcaCTACGGTTCATAATCCTTTAAATTAGGgaaatgaaaaattttgaattgaaaattttaaacaataattattagATTGTATCCACGATTTCTACTGAACAACTTTAGACAATTTCTAATTCTATTACATGGATAAGAATCTTTCTAAAGCTAATTACAGATActttgttcagaaaaaaaaaaaaccttattacAGATAATGTAAATCGGATAAGACTGACCTTATCTTAAATCCAACAGATTTCTCTCCTGATCCAGCATCAACGGATTGCTTCGCTTGATTCGATTAAATTTGTGTATAAGCTGTAATAATACAATaagtgaaaaacaaattaatcaaacTGTCGTGAttgaattattataatttcactACGGTTCTTAATTCTTCAAATTAGGGAActgaaaaaatttgtaaatcgGATAAAACTGACCTTTATCTTAAATCCAACTGATTTCTCTCCTGATCCAGCATCAACGGATTGCTTCACTTGATTCGATTAGATATTATCGGttggaaaacaaatcaaagtttttgaaattgaaaaagtatCGATTGATTCGATTAGGTTTCGCAGGGAGCAGACGAAGAGATAgactttctttgttttctgattATGCGGCTGACGGAAAAAACAAGAGTATACGAATGTGGGCTGTGTACTGGGCTTAGCTAAAATTCAATATACTGTATTAATATAATCTGTTAATTTCCCTTATGGATAGTATATGGGCCATTCAAAGTGATTTGAGATCACagtaaaacatataatttattcactttaaaattatattgaCAACTAAATTAAGAGAATTTgctaaaaataccccttttgatataccccttttcaaaaataccctcttttctggccatttttatttttgccctcttttaatttttaatgaccattttacccttagatgaaaattattttattcaataaaaagaaaaacaaaattttcccgccaaaaaatttccgacatattttcccgccaaaaaattttcgaaaaaattttcccgccaaaattttttttgtcaaacaaattttgataaaaaatttcgaccaAAAAATTTTCCggccaaaatttttcccgccaaaaaaaatttacaaggtttttaaaaggttttataaggtttctaccttataaaagccttataaacaccttgtaaaggcttttacaagatattttaaagagttttaaaaggttttttaaacaacttgtaaacgcttttacaagatttttaaaaggtttttaaaaggttttaaaaagtttttaaaaggttctcaaatagtttttaaaaagatttttaaaaggtttttaaacatcttgtaaacgcttttacaatgtttttaaaaaccttgtaaaagtttttataagatttttaaaaggattttaaaaggttttaaacaccttgtaaatgcttttaaaaagtttttaaaagcgtttacaaggtgtttaaaaaccttttaaaNNNNNNNNNNNNNNNNNNNNNNNNNNNNNNNNNNNNNNNNNNNNNNNNNNNNNNNNNNNNNNNNNNNNNNNNNNNNNNNNNNNNNNNNNNNNNNNNNNNNNNNNNNNNNNNNNNNNNNNNNNNNNNNNNNNNNNNNNNNNNNNNNNNNNNNNNNNNNNNNNNNNNNNNNNNNNNNNNNNNNNNNNNNNNNNNNNNNNNNNNNNNNNNNNNNNNNNNNNNNNNNNNNNNNNNNNNNNNNNNNNNNNNNNNNNNNNNNNNNNNNNNNNNNNNNNNNNNNNNNNNNNNNNNNNNNNNNNNNNNNNNNNNNNNNNNNNNNNNNNNNNNNNNNNNNNNNNNNNNNNNNNNNNNNNNNNNNNNNNNNNNNNNNNNNNNNNNNNNNNNNNNNNNNNNNNNNNNNNNNNNNNNNNNNNNNNNNNNNNNNNNNNNNNNNNNNNNNNNNNNNNNNNNNNNNNNNNNNNNNNNNNNNNNNNNNNNNNNNNNNNNNNNNNNNNNNNNNNNNNNNNNNNNNNNNNNNNNNNNNNNNNNNNNNNNNNNNNNNNNNNNNNNNNNNNNNNNNNNNNNNNNNNNNNNNNNNNNNNNNNNNNNNNNNNNNNNNNNNNNNNNNNNNNNNNNNNNNNNNNNNNNNNNNNNNNNNNNNNNNNNNNNNNNNNNNNNNNNNNNNNNNNNNNNNNNNNNNNNNNNNNNNNNNNNNNNNNNNNNNNNNNNNNNNNNNNNNNNNNNNNNNNNNNNNNNNNNNNNNNNNNNNNNNNNNNNNNNNNNNNNNNNNNNNNNNNNNNNNNNNNNNNNNNNNNNNNNNNNNNNNNNNNNNNNNNNNNNNNNNNNNNNNNNNNNNNNNNNNNNNNNNNNNNNNNNNNNNNNNNNNNNNNNNNNNNNNNNNNNNNNNNNNNNNNNNNNNNNNNNNNNNNNNNNNNNNNNNNNNNNNNNNNNNNNNNNNNNNNNNNNNNNNNNNNNNNNNNNNNNNNNNNNNNNNNNNNNNNNNNNNNNNNNNNNNNNNNNNNNNNNNNNNNNNNNNNNNNNNNNNNNNNNNNNNNNNNNNNNNNNNNNNNNNNNNNNNNNNNNNNNNNNNNNNNNNNNNNNNNNNNNNNNNNNNNNNNNNNNNNNNNNNNNNNNNNNNNNNNNNNNNNNNNNNNNNNNNNNNNNNNNNNNNNNNNNNNNNNNNNNNNNNNNNNNNNNNNNNNNNNNNNNNNNNNNNNNNNNNNNNNNNNNNNNNNNNNNNNNNNNNNNNNNNNNNNNNNNNNNNNNNNNNNNNNNNNNNNNNNNNNNNNNNNNNNNNNNNNNNNNNNNNNNNNNNNNNNNNNNNNNNNNNNNNNNNNNNNNNNNNNNNNNNNNNNNNNNNNNNNNNNNNNNNNNNNNNNNNNNNNNNNNNNNNNNNNNNNNNNNNNNNNNNNNNNNNNNNNNNNNNNNNNNNNNNNNNNNNNNNNNNNNNNNNNNTTTATGATGACAATAAAACTAATTAACCACTTACACTTAATTACACTACATGTTAATTCTAATTCATATATAGTCCAACATATgtactttctatatatatctttttttttaaaaacaattagttCTATAAAATGATTCAAAATGTCACTATacaacaatatattatataagaacccaaataattataa from Camelina sativa cultivar DH55 chromosome 2, Cs, whole genome shotgun sequence includes the following:
- the LOC104749197 gene encoding ATP-dependent DNA helicase PIF2-like codes for the protein MDAVLTKRGGAFFVYGFGGTGKTFLWKTLSAALRKDGEIVLNVASSGIASLLLAGDLGKLVREASLIIWDEAPMMSKYCFESLDRSLKDVVENGHSKPFGGKVVVFGGDFRQVLPVITGGSRTEIVMATLNSSYLWDHCKVLKLTKNMRLLAKDISVEKATKIKEFSEWILDVGDGKIAEPNDGVAEIDIPEGMLITEATNPIEAISKEVYGDPQFLKEKNDPKFFQARAILAPTNEDVYQINEYMLDQMEGDERIYLSADSLDPSDKVSKNNPIFTPDFLNSIKLSGLPHHRLRLKIGCPGIK